From Triticum aestivum cultivar Chinese Spring chromosome 4A, IWGSC CS RefSeq v2.1, whole genome shotgun sequence, a single genomic window includes:
- the LOC123087150 gene encoding 30S ribosomal protein S13, chloroplastic: MATLSMVSGPVATSSLPLSTRRRASSVSFPAPKKGGIGHGGLRIECIRIGGVEIPNHKRVEYSLQYIHGIGRNRSRQILLDLSFDNKVTKDLSEEEVITLRKEVTKYMIEGDLKRFNRVAIERMKEIRCYKGIRHKLGLPVRGQRTKNNCRTLKGKRASVAKKKSASSSDE, encoded by the exons ATGGCGACCCTCTCCATGGTCTCCGGCCCCGTAGCCACCTCGTCCCTCCCCCTTTccacccgccgccgcgcctcctccgtCTCCTTCCCCGCCCCCAAG AAGGGCGGCATTGGCCATGGTGGCCTGCGGATCGAGTGCATCCGTATCGGTGGTGTTGAGATCCCAAACCACAAGAGGGTGGAGTACTCGCTGCAGTACATCCATGGCATCGGACGGAATCGCTCCCGCCAGATCCTTTTGGACCTCAGTTTTGATAACAAGGTCACCAAGGacctctccgaggaggaggtcatCACGCTCCGAAAGGAGGTCACCAAGTACATGATTGAAGGAGACCTT AAACGGTTCAACCGTGTGGCAATCGAGAGGATGAAGGAGATCCGGTGCTACAAGGGCATCCGGCACAAGCTCGGCCTCCCGGTCCGTGGCCAGAGGACAAAGAACAACTGCAGGACACTCAAGGGGAAGAGGGCTTCCGTCGCCAAGAAGAAGTCGGCTTCGTCCTCCGACGAATAA
- the LOC123087149 gene encoding uncharacterized membrane protein At4g09580 yields the protein MLFARRDIEAAGAGACQDGSPAAKKGKPESAAAAAAVARPTLTRTEALAAAAVLALFVAGIFCIFLAAPRREFGQILRLPRSLADVRLLKDNLAVYASEHQANFVLGYCSIYIFMQTFMIPGTIFMSLLAGALFGVIKGGVLVVFTATAGASSCYFLSKLIGRPLVCWLWPERLRYFQSEIAKRKDKLLNYMLFLRITPTLPNTFINMASPIVDIPFHIFFAATLIGLIPASYITVKAGRALGDLRSVRELYDFKTLVVLFLIGSVAVVPTILKRKRTYE from the exons ATGCTGTTCGCGCGCCGCGACATCGAGGCCGCGGGCGCCGGCGCCTGCCAGGACGGCTCGCCGGCCGCCAAGAAGGGCAAGCCGGAGTCGGCCGCCGCGGCCGCAGCCGTGGCGCGCCCCACGCTGACGCGGACCGAGGCGCTCGCGGCCGCCGCCGTGCTCGCGCTCTTCGTCGCCGGGATCTTCTGCATCTTCCTCGCCGCGCCCCGCCGCGAGTTCGGCCAGATCCTCCGCCTCCCGCGCAGCCTCGCCGACGTGCGCCTCCTCAA GGACAATCTTGCTGTGTATGCAAGCGAGCATCAGGCGAATTTCGTGTTGGGGTATTGCTCCATATACATCTTCATGCAAACATTTATGATCCCCGGAACAATATTTATGTCTTTACTTGCTGGAGCGCTTTTTGGGGTGATTAAAGGGGGTGTTTTGGTCGTCTTCACTGCCACAGCTGGGGCATCATCTTGCTATTTTCTCTCCAAGTTGATTGGCAGACCTTTGGTTTGCTGGTTGTGGCCTGAAAGACTGAGATATTTCCAGTCAGAG ATTGCAAAGAGGAAAGACAAGCTGTTGAACTACATGCTTTTTCTGAGAATAACACCAACCCTGCCCAATACTTTCATAAATATGGCGTCACCTATTGTCGACATACCTTTCCATATTTTCTTTGCTGCAACACTAATTGGACTCATCCCAGCATCTTATATTACTGTAAAG GCTGGGAGAGCTCTAGGCGATCTAAGATCAGTTAGGGAATTGTACGACTTCAAGACATTAGTTGTTCTGTTCCTCATTGGATCTGTCGCCGTTGTCCCAACCATCTTGAAAAGGAAGAGAACATACGAATGA